The following are encoded in a window of Candidatus Nezhaarchaeota archaeon genomic DNA:
- a CDS encoding 2-hydroxyacyl-CoA dehydratase family protein, producing the protein MSPPPPASTSLLEKAYAERHVKCREMRARGRRFLGVMCTYVPEELILAAGATPVRVTPLLGGAPMADAHLPINACPAMKASLEAALRGVYDYLDGVVFSNSCDNMGRVYDIWKLLGAGGSLFFFNTPHSKHSVAVKRFIHESLRLKSFLESLYARSISDDEVKAAAVLMNRLRSALMELEGLRAQDPPLLTGVESFYAVAVSMSLPREEALELVEGVIKDPPRGRGELKGRPRILVSGSYIDDEARLLRLIEDAGGCVVAEDTCMGLRYYDKLVEPSGDIYEALAARYLEKVPCPFVEHYEGRLRAIKEAVGRFNVQGVVAWIVKFCDIHLFEAPLLVEELRGMGVPCMVLEWSPMEVEWARLKTRVEAFVESLGGI; encoded by the coding sequence CGCTTCCTAGGAGTAATGTGCACCTACGTACCCGAGGAGCTAATTCTAGCCGCTGGCGCTACTCCTGTAAGAGTTACCCCACTGCTCGGCGGAGCGCCGATGGCTGACGCGCACCTACCTATTAACGCCTGCCCAGCCATGAAGGCCAGCCTCGAGGCGGCGCTCAGGGGGGTCTACGACTACCTGGACGGCGTAGTCTTCTCCAATAGCTGCGACAACATGGGGAGGGTCTACGACATCTGGAAGCTCCTAGGGGCTGGTGGAAGCCTCTTCTTCTTCAACACCCCTCACTCAAAGCACTCAGTGGCTGTGAAGCGCTTTATTCACGAGTCGCTTAGGCTTAAGTCCTTCCTAGAGTCCCTCTACGCGCGCTCTATTAGCGACGACGAGGTGAAGGCCGCCGCGGTGTTAATGAACAGGCTGCGCTCAGCGCTCATGGAGCTGGAGGGGCTTAGGGCGCAGGATCCGCCGCTCCTGACGGGCGTTGAGAGCTTCTACGCCGTGGCGGTCTCCATGTCCCTCCCCAGGGAGGAGGCCTTGGAGCTAGTCGAGGGCGTAATTAAGGATCCCCCCCGTGGGAGGGGGGAGCTTAAGGGTAGGCCTAGGATCCTTGTGAGCGGTAGCTACATAGACGACGAGGCTAGGCTTCTGAGGCTAATAGAGGACGCTGGAGGGTGCGTAGTTGCAGAGGATACGTGCATGGGGCTGAGGTACTACGACAAGCTAGTCGAGCCCTCCGGGGATATCTACGAGGCCCTGGCTGCCCGCTACCTAGAGAAGGTCCCATGCCCCTTCGTCGAGCACTACGAGGGCAGGCTGAGGGCCATAAAGGAGGCCGTGGGGCGCTTCAATGTTCAAGGCGTAGTGGCGTGGATAGTGAAGTTCTGCGACATCCACCTCTTCGAGGCCCCGCTGCTCGTCGAGGAGCTTAGGGGCATGGGCGTACCCTGCATGGTTTTAGAGTGGAGCCCCATGGAGGTAGAGTGGGCTAGGCTTAAGACCAGGGTGGAGGCGTTCGTAGAATCCTTGGGAGGGATATAG